One Dreissena polymorpha isolate Duluth1 chromosome 9, UMN_Dpol_1.0, whole genome shotgun sequence genomic window carries:
- the LOC127843713 gene encoding uncharacterized protein LOC127843713, with translation MPTGCCAPGCTQRQTKGGDIYFYRFPKNDERRWKWIIAMKRMQFDNPNKLWEPLHNQQLCSLHFVSGQPSTDANHPDYVPSRFHFTPVLEQTPKAMDRYQRAVKRRRLVLSPQPERENTPLPDEQTAALGLLDLGVCTPKYQTTGTDLDPDPIMMELGELKKSHSILQEEYQHLLNEYRALKETVEASKFTYRNLNNSTMITLTGLPSVNLFRLVLSFVCLSLKPMGKLCAGNIILMVLMKLKLGLTNKDLALRFKVAPTQVSAIINIAIPVIADKLNCLICWLPKEEIINKSS, from the exons atgccAACAGGATGTTGCGCGCCTGGGTGCACACAAAGGCAAACAAAGGGAGGCGATATTTATTTCTATCGCTTTCCTAAGAATGACGAAAGACGATGGAAATGGATAATTGCAATGAAGCGCATGCAGTTCGACAACCCAAACAAACTGTGGGAACCACTTCACAATCAACAACTATGCAGCCTTCATTTTGTATCGG GTCAGCCATCAACAGATGCCAACCATCCTGATTATGTCCCAAGCCGCTTCCACTTCACGCCAGTACTGGAGCAGACACCAAAAGCCATGGACCGGTATCAACGTGCTGTAAAAAGAAGGCGCCTTGTTCTTTCTCCGCAGCCAGAGAGAGAGAACACTCCTCTCCCCGACGAACAGACAGCCGCCCTCGGCTTGCTAGATCTTGGTGTATGCACTCCAAAATATCAAACTACAG GTACTGACCTTGATCCAGATCCTATCATGATGGAACTGGGTGAACTAAAGAAGAGTCACTCCATTCTTCAAGAGGAATACCAGCATCTCCTAAACGAGTACAGGGCTTTGAAGGAAACAGTGGAAGCTTCCAAGTTCACGTACAGAAACTTGAACAATTCTACAATGATTACCTTGACAGGATTGCCAAGTGTTAATTTGTTCAGATTGGTCTTGTCCTTTGTGTGTCTGTCATTGAAACCAATGGGGAAGTTATGTGCTGGTAACATTATCCTTATGGTTTTGATGAAACTAAAACTAGGATTGACAAATAAAGACTTAGCATTGAGGTTTAAGGTAGCCCCTACCCAGGTCTCAGCCATCATAAACATTGCCATCCCTGTGATTGCAGACAAGCTCAATTGTTTGATATGTTGGCTGCCAAAggaagaaataattaataaatcttcCTAA